The Labrus mixtus chromosome 14, fLabMix1.1, whole genome shotgun sequence nucleotide sequence TGTGGAGTGTTGTGACGTCCCGGTCAGAtgcttaaaagtaaaaaaatccTTTGGTGACTCGTTACTCGTGGGGTTATATTGTCCAGACGGCGCGTAGCCTCGACGTCGACCTTAGAATGTGTTCGGTGTTTACGTCCCAGAATCTGAGTCAGTAATCTGCAGCATCAGAACAAGAATAACTGACATGATGACCTTTTACAGCTGACACCCTGACAGCGAGCGggcagaaacaaacagctgttcttaaagggatacttcacccattagcattaatctttgtatcagtagaaacctggtagtgtttttcaatggtcgtgcatcccgccctcattttcccctgagatgtgaaatctttgtatttctgagtctgtaaaggagcttccagtgacgcaaaatgacaatTTCTGCgccactggaagctgttgcggttagcggggtgaaactacaacgctagttcctcatattttcaaccactgaagctacagaccaatcacagatcagtgggtgggaactcactcccagaatccaaacttaacgtccgccatattgcttggaagaccgttctgattctgattctgaactagaggaccttagtgggagtggcctgcggtgctgtgcattctgggatttggtgtctttcatctaCAtgagccaagaaggcaccaactttaCCGTCTGCAGGTATGCAGCAACCTTAACCAGAACTCACCtcaacctttctccctctctcttcaggAGATCTTCCACAGCAGGCGGCAGATTAAATACAGTAAAGACAAGATGTGGTACCTGGCTAAGATGGTACGACTCGTTCATCAGCAGCTGAATAACAGCGAGCAGTAAACCtttctgtttgactttgttaCTCTTGCTCCACTCGCCGTGTGAAGCGCCGGAGCAACTTGTAACGCTGCTGATTCAGCTCACTGTTCATTGTCCTTCACAGATCCGAGGGATGAGCATCGACCAGGCCATCACACAGCTCGAGTTCAACGACAAGAAAGGAGCCAAAATCAtgaaagaggtgtgtgtgtgtgtgtgtgtgtgtgtgtgtgtgtgtgtgtgtgtgtgtgtgtgtgtgtgtgtgtgtgtgtgtgtgtgtgtgtgtgtgtgtgtgtgtgtgtgtgtgtgtgtgtgtgtgtgtgtgtgtgtgtgtgtgtgtgtgtgtgtgtgtgtgtgtgtgtgtgtgtgtgtgtgtgtgtgtgtgtgtgtgtgtgtgtgtgtgtgtgtgtgttcaacaaAGGAGCCGTGAAAGACAAAACTCCCCACTGTCGATCGATTGATGTTTTGTCCAATCACAGCGCCCCGTTAAAGCCTTTGTCtcaatgtcacttcctgtgtgtttgcTCGCTCAGGTTCTTCTGGAAGCTCAGGAGATGGCGGTGAAAAATCACAACGTAGAGTACAAATCCAACTTGTATGTGGGTAAGTGTCTGCAGCACGGACGGGCTGTCACCACATGTTGAACGTTTGGGACGAGCATGTcttattttaaatctgtgttagtATCGAGTATCAGAAGAGTGCAGAGTGAGTCGTTTATTTGCAGACGCTGTTACAGATAAGCCGGCGCAGTCTTGACTTCATCAAGTGAAATGAATTAAACTCTACCTTATCTCCTCCCCTCTTtaatccctcctctctcctcccctctcctctttaatccctcctctctcctcccctctcctctttaaTCCCTCCCCTCCtatcctctctcttcctctctcctctcctcctcctctctctcctcccctcctgtctcctcccctcttctctaccctcctctccccttccctcctctcttcctcttctaccctctctcctctcctctttaatccctcctctctcctctcctctcctatcctctctcctcctctcctcccctctttcatccctcctctcctctctcctctctcctcccctctttcatccctcttctcctcccctctttcacccctcatctctcctcccctctttcatccctcctctcctcccctctttcacccctcctctctcctctcctccagctgagtCGAACTCCGGCAAAGGGAAGTACCTGAAGCGGATACGTTACCATGGTCGCGGCAGGTACGGCATCATGGACAAAGTTTACTGTCACTACTTCGTAAAACTGGTGGAGGGCTCCCCGCcgcaaacagaggagaggacgagcTTCGACCAGGCCAAAGAGTACGTCCAGAGCCTGAAGAACAGAACCATACGACACAGCCTGTAGATCGTCTGATAAGAGAACACTTCACCTGTTCTTGTACTTTGtgtcatttcatattttgtaaataaacaaaggAGCCTGA carries:
- the mrpl22 gene encoding 39S ribosomal protein L22, mitochondrial — its product is MATAMTGRGVAFMRNISEGLRQRFLLLGPQQISCLHTSASLDFRSWDRRNLTVYPPQLPDEPRRPAEIFHSRRQIKYSKDKMWYLAKMIRGMSIDQAITQLEFNDKKGAKIMKEVLLEAQEMAVKNHNVEYKSNLYVAESNSGKGKYLKRIRYHGRGRYGIMDKVYCHYFVKLVEGSPPQTEERTSFDQAKEYVQSLKNRTIRHSL